A genome region from Myroides fluvii includes the following:
- a CDS encoding type B 50S ribosomal protein L31, whose amino-acid sequence MKKGIHPENYRLVAFKDMSNDDVFITKSTVDTKETIEVDGVEYPVFKMEISRTSHPFYTGKSKLIDTAGRIDKFKNKYAKFNK is encoded by the coding sequence ATGAAAAAAGGTATTCACCCAGAAAATTACAGATTAGTAGCATTTAAAGATATGTCAAATGATGACGTATTCATTACAAAATCAACAGTTGATACAAAAGAAACAATTGAGGTTGATGGAGTAGAATACCCAGTGTTCAAAATGGAGATCTCTCGTACATCTCACCCTTTCTACACAGGTAAATCTAAACTTATTGATACTGCAGGACGTATCGATAAATTCAAAAACAAATATGCTAAATTCAACAAATAG
- a CDS encoding heavy metal translocating P-type ATPase, whose translation MTTNSKHKVVYLPLEQVHSEHCALIVEKGLAQVKGIASPRVELNNERVAISIADSETIGQAVKKVRDLGYAVPTVKQTFPVLGMTCASCAGSAESIVSFEEGVVSASVNFATGNLTVEYLPTLTSATQLQKAVQGAGYDLLLVDETKQQESLEAIHAEKFKQLKRKTFGAVILSIPVVVIGMFFMDMPYGNEIMWLFSTPVLLYFGKDFFVNAWKQTKNRSANMDTLVALSTGIAYVFSVFNMLFSDFWARRGLEAHVYFEAAAVIIAFILLGKLLEEKAKGNTSSAIKKLMGLQPKTVLVVQADGTEKQIPIEEIEVGAVLVVKPGEKIAVDGMVLSGNSYVDESMLSGEPVPVLKKEGEKVFAGTINQKGSFQFEAVKVGKETMLAQIIRMVQDAQGSKAPVQKLVDKIAGIFVPIVIGIAVVTFVLWFILGGEHGVVQGLLAAVTVLVIACPCALGLATPTAIMVGVGKGAENGILIKDAESLELAKGISAIVLDKTGTITEGKPQVTGMKWFNDKDTRKDVLLRIEKQSEHPLAEAVVTYLKTEEQTEITAFESITGKGAKAEYQGETYFVGNKKLLNENQITIPAVLQQQADQWGRASKTVVWFSDSKQALAVIAISDQIKQTSVQAIQELQAMGIQLYMLTGDNEATAKAIAEQTGIQQYKAEVLPQDKADFVKKLQQEGKVVAMVGDGINDSTALATADVSIAMGKGSDIAMDVAKMTIISSDLTKIPQAIRLSKQTVNTIKQNLFWAFIYNLIGIPIAAGILYSVNGFLLNPMIAGAAMALSSVSVVSNSLRLKWKK comes from the coding sequence ATGACAACGAATAGTAAACATAAAGTAGTGTATCTACCGCTAGAGCAAGTTCACAGTGAACATTGTGCTTTAATTGTAGAAAAGGGGTTAGCGCAAGTTAAAGGCATAGCGTCACCTCGGGTTGAACTCAACAATGAACGAGTGGCGATTTCAATTGCCGATTCTGAAACTATAGGGCAAGCGGTAAAAAAAGTACGCGATTTGGGCTATGCTGTACCCACAGTTAAGCAAACCTTTCCTGTTTTAGGTATGACCTGTGCTTCTTGTGCGGGAAGCGCAGAGAGTATTGTCAGTTTTGAAGAAGGAGTAGTAAGTGCTTCGGTTAATTTTGCAACAGGGAATTTAACCGTAGAGTATTTACCTACCTTGACTAGTGCCACTCAACTGCAAAAAGCCGTACAAGGTGCTGGATATGACTTATTACTTGTAGATGAAACAAAACAACAAGAATCATTAGAAGCTATCCACGCAGAAAAATTCAAACAACTAAAAAGGAAAACATTTGGTGCGGTTATTCTTTCGATTCCAGTCGTCGTTATTGGAATGTTTTTTATGGATATGCCTTACGGGAATGAGATTATGTGGTTGTTTTCCACCCCAGTTTTGTTGTACTTCGGAAAGGATTTCTTTGTAAATGCATGGAAGCAAACGAAAAATCGATCTGCCAACATGGATACGCTAGTTGCATTGAGTACAGGGATTGCTTATGTCTTCAGTGTATTCAATATGCTTTTTTCAGATTTTTGGGCACGTCGTGGATTAGAAGCACACGTTTATTTTGAAGCCGCAGCGGTAATTATTGCCTTTATTTTACTCGGAAAATTATTAGAAGAAAAAGCGAAGGGAAATACGTCTTCTGCGATTAAGAAACTAATGGGACTTCAGCCCAAAACGGTATTGGTTGTTCAGGCAGATGGAACAGAAAAACAAATTCCAATTGAAGAAATAGAGGTTGGCGCTGTATTGGTTGTCAAACCAGGAGAGAAAATTGCTGTGGATGGCATGGTGCTTTCAGGTAATTCATACGTCGATGAAAGTATGTTGAGTGGAGAGCCTGTACCCGTATTGAAAAAAGAAGGAGAAAAAGTATTTGCAGGAACGATTAACCAGAAGGGAAGCTTCCAATTTGAAGCAGTAAAAGTGGGGAAAGAAACCATGTTAGCACAGATTATTCGCATGGTACAAGATGCCCAAGGAAGTAAAGCACCCGTGCAAAAACTCGTAGATAAAATTGCGGGAATATTCGTGCCTATCGTTATCGGAATTGCGGTAGTAACCTTTGTTTTATGGTTCATTCTCGGCGGTGAACACGGTGTGGTTCAAGGGTTATTAGCAGCTGTAACGGTTTTGGTAATTGCTTGTCCATGCGCCTTGGGATTAGCAACGCCTACAGCAATTATGGTTGGAGTAGGTAAAGGAGCGGAAAATGGAATCTTGATTAAAGATGCAGAGAGCTTAGAATTGGCTAAAGGCATTTCGGCAATTGTATTAGATAAAACGGGAACCATTACAGAAGGAAAACCTCAAGTAACTGGGATGAAATGGTTCAATGACAAGGATACGAGAAAAGATGTTTTACTCCGTATTGAAAAACAATCCGAACATCCGTTAGCAGAAGCTGTAGTTACCTATTTAAAAACGGAAGAACAGACTGAAATTACAGCTTTTGAGAGCATAACAGGAAAAGGAGCAAAAGCCGAATATCAGGGAGAAACATATTTTGTCGGAAATAAAAAATTACTGAACGAAAATCAAATTACTATTCCTGCCGTATTGCAACAACAAGCGGATCAATGGGGAAGAGCGTCTAAAACAGTAGTGTGGTTCTCTGATAGTAAGCAAGCATTAGCCGTGATTGCAATTTCGGATCAAATCAAACAAACATCAGTTCAGGCAATCCAAGAGCTTCAAGCCATGGGCATTCAGTTGTATATGCTCACTGGAGATAACGAAGCAACAGCAAAAGCAATTGCGGAACAAACGGGTATTCAACAGTATAAGGCAGAGGTCTTGCCACAAGATAAAGCGGATTTTGTCAAAAAACTACAACAAGAAGGAAAAGTAGTGGCCATGGTGGGAGATGGAATTAACGACAGTACGGCTTTAGCAACAGCTGATGTCAGTATTGCCATGGGAAAAGGGAGTGATATCGCCATGGATGTAGCCAAAATGACCATTATTTCTTCGGATTTAACAAAGATTCCACAGGCGATTCGCTTGTCCAAACAAACGGTAAATACCATCAAGCAAAACTTATTCTGGGCGTTTATCTATAATTTGATTGGAATTCCCATTGCAGCAGGTATTTTATATTCTGTCAATGGATTTCTGTTGAATCCCATGATTGCAGGAGCTGCTATGGCACTGAGTAGTGTGAGTGTAGTGAGTAATAGCTTGCGCTTAAAATGGAAGAAGTGA
- a CDS encoding GlmU family protein, protein MNYILFDGEVRNALLPFTFTRPVADIRVGILTIREKWEKYLGYTTTTVTEEYLEAKYPMVEAAQNIMINSAFLPNEQLVELIQALQPNQAVAYQDDIVAFFTEEEQEEIDFDAYEILDFSESLIKIEHTWDIFQYNDVAIRQDYALLTEDRISESIPSTVQVLGREHVFIEEGAVLNFVTLNATTGPIYIGRNTEIMEGAIIRGPFALCEGAQVKMGAKIYGATTIGPECRVGGEVSNSVLFGYSNKGHDGFLGNSVLGEWCNLGADTNNSNLKNNYAPVKLWNYETNTTENTGLQFCGLMMGDHSKSGINTMFNTGTVVGVACSIFGGGFPKTFLPSFTWGGKDLDDVYDVDKAIKTMQIVMSRRHIEWTAVEENIIRHLAEENKLERFQAKLAY, encoded by the coding sequence ATGAATTATATTTTATTTGACGGAGAGGTAAGAAATGCCTTATTGCCTTTTACTTTTACAAGACCCGTAGCTGATATACGCGTAGGAATTTTAACCATCCGCGAGAAATGGGAGAAATATTTGGGATATACAACTACTACAGTAACCGAGGAATATTTAGAAGCAAAGTATCCGATGGTGGAAGCGGCACAAAATATCATGATTAACAGTGCCTTTTTGCCTAATGAACAATTGGTAGAACTAATTCAAGCCTTACAACCCAATCAAGCCGTTGCATACCAGGATGATATTGTGGCTTTCTTTACGGAAGAAGAACAAGAGGAAATTGATTTTGATGCGTATGAAATTTTAGATTTTTCAGAGTCGCTAATCAAGATTGAGCATACTTGGGATATTTTTCAATACAATGACGTAGCTATTCGCCAAGATTATGCATTGTTGACAGAAGATCGCATTTCAGAATCTATTCCTTCAACGGTTCAAGTACTTGGTCGAGAACATGTGTTTATTGAAGAAGGTGCCGTATTGAATTTTGTTACCTTAAATGCGACTACTGGGCCTATTTACATCGGTAGAAATACGGAAATCATGGAAGGGGCGATTATTCGCGGACCTTTTGCTTTATGTGAAGGGGCTCAAGTGAAAATGGGAGCTAAAATTTATGGAGCAACAACAATCGGACCTGAGTGTCGAGTAGGTGGGGAAGTGAGTAATTCAGTACTCTTCGGCTATTCCAATAAAGGTCACGATGGTTTCTTGGGAAATTCAGTATTGGGCGAATGGTGTAACCTCGGTGCAGATACGAATAATTCAAACTTGAAAAATAATTATGCACCCGTAAAATTGTGGAATTACGAAACAAATACCACTGAAAATACAGGCTTGCAGTTTTGTGGATTGATGATGGGCGATCACAGTAAAAGTGGAATCAATACCATGTTTAATACCGGAACCGTAGTTGGGGTGGCTTGTAGTATTTTTGGAGGAGGTTTTCCAAAGACGTTTTTACCAAGCTTTACTTGGGGAGGAAAAGATTTGGACGATGTATACGATGTGGATAAAGCAATCAAAACCATGCAAATCGTGATGAGTCGCCGCCATATTGAATGGACAGCAGTGGAAGAAAATATCATTCGCCATTTAGCTGAAGAAAATAAACTAGAACGCTTTCAAGCAAAACTGGCTTATTAG
- a CDS encoding heavy-metal-associated domain-containing protein has product MSHINNQFKTNLNCSSCVGKVTADLNEAVGEGQWTVDTSVNDKILTVKNDIVTAEEVVNIIKKKGFKAESLY; this is encoded by the coding sequence ATGAGTCATATCAATAATCAATTCAAGACCAATTTAAATTGTTCAAGTTGTGTCGGAAAAGTAACTGCTGATTTAAACGAAGCTGTAGGAGAAGGTCAATGGACGGTAGATACTTCGGTAAACGATAAAATTTTAACCGTGAAAAACGATATAGTAACAGCTGAGGAAGTAGTGAACATCATCAAGAAAAAAGGCTTTAAAGCAGAAAGTTTATACTAG